The Colletes latitarsis isolate SP2378_abdomen chromosome 14, iyColLati1, whole genome shotgun sequence genome has a segment encoding these proteins:
- the LOC143349782 gene encoding uncharacterized protein LOC143349782 has product MPQSGEDLLRTLLEAQNQNLRSLIEGIKSSSSKGHVSLPIFDPDKPDADPRAWCSTVELCLTDQDLQGGALVMAISRAMKGSASTWLSQVSFAGITWPQFKEQFLVHYDCVETPAATLINLLNDRPKEGECLAAYAARLMTMLTLRWQSLSTEQIAVAMGQATS; this is encoded by the exons ATGCCGCAGTCGGGTGAGGATCTGCTCCGCACACTGCTGGAAGCCCAAAACCAGAATTTGAGGAGTCTTATCGAAGGAATTAAATCCTCTTCAAGTAAGGGACATGTTTCTTTGCCTATTTTCGACCCTGACAAGCCTGATGCCGATCCGCGGGCGTGGTGTTCTACCGTGGAGCTGTGTTTGACGGATCAAGACTTGCAAGGCGGAGCCCTGGTCATGGCAATTAGTCGTGCTATGAAGGGAAGTGCTTCTACATGGTTGTCCCAAGTTTCGTTTGCTGGGATAACGTGGCCACAATTTAAAGAACAGTTTTTGGTTCATTACGATTGTGTTGAAACTCCTGCAGCCACTCTCATCAACCTGCTCAACGATCGCCCAAAGGAAGGAGAGTGTCTAGCTGCATATGCAGCACGGCTGATGACCATGCTTACTTTACGTTGGCAGAGTTTGTCTACAGAGCAGATCGCTGTAGCAATG GGACAAGCTACATCGTGA